In Leishmania mexicana MHOM/GT/2001/U1103 complete genome, chromosome 34, one DNA window encodes the following:
- a CDS encoding putative ADP-ribosylation factor: MGLLSIIKKTKRKEREMRILMLGLDNAGKTTCVKKFCGKDTSSISPTLGFQITALTFRGCTLNVWDVGGQQSLRSYWRNYFESTDGLVWVVDSNDVERLLMCKEELHHLLQEERLAGASLLIFLNKIDIPTALSPQEIARLLDVDTIRQGKRHVHLCACSATTGEGLLDGISWMVDDVSKRMYFSS, translated from the coding sequence ATGGGGCTTCTCTCTATCATCAAGAAGACGAAGCGTAAGGAGCGGGAAATGCGCATCCTTATGCTAGGCCTGGACAACGCCGGGAAAACTACGTGCGTCAAAAAGTTCTGCGGGAAGGACACGAGCTCGATTAGCCCCACTTTAGGCTTCCAGATTACTGCTCTGACGTTTCGAGGGTGCACACTGAACGTGTGGGATGTGGGTGGCCAGCAAAGCCTGCGCAGCTACTGGCGCAACTACTTTGAAAGCACGGATGGTCTTGTGTGGGTGGTCGACAGCAATGATGTGGAGAGACTGCTAATGtgcaaggaggagctgcatcACCTCCTGCAAGAGGAGCGACTAGCCGGAGCAAGTTTGCTCATCTTCCTCAATAAGATTGACATCCCCACTGCGTTATCACCGCAGGAAATTGCCCGGCTGCTTGATGTAGACACGATTCGACAAGGCAAGCGCCATGTACACCTCTGCGCGTGTAGTGCCACAACCGGTGAGGGGTTGCTAGATGGCATTTCATGGATGGTAGACGACGTGTCAAAGCGCATGTACTTCTCAAGCTAG